Within the Oncorhynchus nerka isolate Pitt River unplaced genomic scaffold, Oner_Uvic_2.0 unplaced_scaffold_9829, whole genome shotgun sequence genome, the region GGTGATGTACAACCCCAGTACTATTGATTAGTTGTATTTAGAACCCCAGTACTATTGATTAGTTGTATATGATGGAAGGTGATGTACAACCCTCAGGCTCAACTTGCCTTAAGAGTCGGCTGCAATGTGAAACACACCCTCCCTCAGTCTATCATCACCAGAGTGAGAATCCAGGAGCATAACATGGTTAACCTGAAGGAAATGAGTTAACCTGACTCATAATGAGTGTTGATggtccctctccatcctctctccagcGACAGCTACATCGTGTGTGTAAAGCCGTGGTGATGGTGAGGGATGATTCCAGTAGAGGCTGGTTTGGTCCAGGACGGGGGCTCTGAGTAGAGTGGGAGTCTGCAGGGTCCTGCCCCCCGAGCTGGGGCTGGGACTCGCCCCTCTGGGTCGCTCCCACTTCCTCATCCATGGAGAACGTCTACGGGACAAACAGGTGAGGGACAAACAGGTGAGGGACAAACAGGTAAGGGACAAACTCATGTGAGcatcagacacacaaacacacaccaaatatacacacacacacacacacacacacaaaaaagtattctgtagtcaacatgctgtcaCTATGACAActagtacagtacaatatagtcTAGTCTtctgtagtcaacatgctgtcaCTATGACAActagtacagtacaatatagtcTAGTCTtctgtagtcaacatgctgtcaCTATGACAActagtacagtacaatatagtcTAGACTtctgtagtcaacatgctgtcaCTATGACAActagtacagtacaatatagtcTAGACTtctgtagtcaacatgctgtcaCTCTGACAACTAGTACAGTACAAGATAGTGTTAAATTGGACTCATTGTTCTGGTCTCGACTCAACTGAAGTTGGTCTCCAATACAACACTGCTAAATAATTATCATGATGATTGATTGACaggttgattgactgattgaatgACGTGTCTGTTGTGTGATTACTCAGGTGATCCTGGAGTGTGCTCTGAGGAAGAACCTTGTGTACACCAAGGCCACGCCCACCTTCCACCATTGGATggtggaggacaggaggtgtggCCTGACGTTCCAGAGGCCTGCTGATGCTCGGGCCTTCGACAGGGCGTACGGAAAGCCATGGAGGACATGGCAGAAGGTGGAGGAAACTCTGGAATGGTCTGACACTGGCCTTTTTAAAGGAGTAGCATGCTAGGTGCTACGATGGTAAAATCTGCCGTTGTGCTCTTGAGCAAGTCACTTCACCATAATTGCTCCAGGGTACTGGGCAAT harbors:
- the LOC135565937 gene encoding sprouty-related, EVH1 domain-containing protein 2-like — protein: TGALSRVGVCRVLPPELGLGLAPLGRSHFLIHGERLRDKQVILECALRKNLVYTKATPTFHHWMVEDRRCGLTFQRPADARAFDRAYGKPWRTWQKVEETLE